One segment of Pseudochaenichthys georgianus unplaced genomic scaffold, fPseGeo1.2 scaffold_1082_arrow_ctg1, whole genome shotgun sequence DNA contains the following:
- the LOC117440627 gene encoding ferritin, middle subunit-like: protein MDSQVRQSYHRDCEAAVNRMLNMELFASCSYTSMAFYFSRDDVALPGFAHFFKESSEEEREHAHKLLTFQNSRGGRIFLQDIKKPERDEWGSGLEAMQAALQLEKTVNQALLDLHRLASSDHADPHMCDFLETHFLNEQVEAIKKLGDFIANLSRMDSNTNKMAEYLFDKHTMGGGN from the exons ATGGATTCCCAGGTGAGACAGAGCTACCACCGCGACTGCGAGGCGGCCGTTAACCGCATGCTGAACATGGAGCTGTTCGCCTCCTGCTCCTACACCTCCATG GCCTTTTATTTCTCCCGGGACGACGTGGCCCTGCCCGGCTTCGCTCACTTCTTCAAGGAGAGCAGCGAGGAGGAGCGGGAGCACGCCCACAAGCTGCTCACCTTCCAGAACAGTCGAGGAGGACGCATCTTCCTGCAGGACATCAAG AAGCCAGAGCGAGACGAGTGGGGCTCGGGGCTGGAGGCCATGCAGGCCGCTCTGCAGCTGGAGAAGACCGTGAACCAGGCTCTGCTGGATCTGCACAGACTGGCCTCCTCGGACCACGCCGACCCTCAT ATGTGTGACTTCCTGGAGACCCACTTCCTGAACGAGCAGGTCGAGGCCATCAAGAAGCTCGGAGACTTCATCGCTAATCTGAGCAGAATGGACTCCAACACCAACAAGATGGCCGAGTACCTGTTCGACAAGCACACCATGGGGGGGGGGAACTGA